A region from the Corynebacterium halotolerans YIM 70093 = DSM 44683 genome encodes:
- a CDS encoding aldehyde dehydrogenase family protein, whose protein sequence is MTTTATSETTASFADQPVDRQFIAGQWREGRSERVLTDTNPFDDTTVATIRQASKEDLDEAYRTAEQAQREWAATAPNKRAGVLRRAAEILQERRGEIVDWLVREGGSTVLKANIEVSLALGITREAASFPSRVHGRLFDSNTPNREMRVYKKPVGVVGVISPWNFPLHLSQRSVAPALALGNAVVIKPASDTPVTGGLLLARIFEEAGLPAGVLSVVVGAGSEIGDDFVAHPVPRLISFTGSTPVGKHVGSLATGGDHLKKVALELGGNAPLVVLDDADLDAAVEQAVTGTFLHSGQICMAVNRIIVQAPVYDEFVDRFAEAAKNVSYGDPAQEGTLVGPVVNDSQLDGLKDKINWAREAGARVVLDGEIEGRVVPPHVFADVTPDMEIAREEIFGPLVAVLRAEDEEHALALANDHEFGLSSSVFTQDLGRGLQFAQQVQAGMTFINEMTVQDEAHVAFGGERNSGLGRFNGEWAIEEFTTDHTIGVTQL, encoded by the coding sequence ATGACCACCACCGCCACCTCCGAGACCACCGCCAGCTTCGCCGACCAGCCGGTCGACCGCCAGTTCATCGCCGGACAGTGGCGGGAGGGCCGTTCCGAGCGCGTCCTGACCGACACGAATCCGTTTGACGACACCACGGTCGCCACGATCCGGCAGGCCTCGAAGGAGGACCTGGACGAGGCGTACCGGACGGCCGAGCAGGCCCAGCGAGAATGGGCCGCCACTGCCCCGAACAAGCGCGCGGGCGTGCTGCGCCGGGCCGCGGAAATCCTGCAGGAACGCCGCGGCGAGATCGTCGACTGGCTGGTCAGGGAGGGCGGTTCCACCGTCCTGAAGGCCAATATCGAGGTCTCCCTCGCGCTCGGCATCACCCGCGAGGCAGCCTCCTTCCCCTCCCGGGTCCACGGCCGACTCTTCGACTCCAACACCCCCAACCGCGAGATGCGCGTCTACAAGAAGCCGGTCGGAGTGGTCGGGGTGATCAGCCCGTGGAACTTCCCGCTGCACCTGTCCCAGCGCTCCGTCGCCCCCGCCCTGGCGCTGGGCAACGCCGTGGTGATCAAGCCCGCCAGCGACACCCCGGTCACCGGTGGCCTGCTGCTCGCCCGGATCTTCGAGGAGGCCGGCCTGCCCGCCGGAGTGCTGTCCGTCGTCGTCGGCGCCGGTTCGGAGATCGGCGATGACTTCGTCGCCCACCCGGTCCCGCGGCTGATCTCCTTCACCGGCTCCACCCCGGTGGGCAAGCACGTCGGTTCCCTCGCCACCGGCGGCGATCACCTGAAGAAGGTGGCCCTCGAGCTCGGCGGCAATGCCCCGCTGGTGGTGCTTGACGACGCCGACCTCGACGCCGCCGTGGAGCAGGCCGTCACCGGCACCTTCCTCCACTCCGGCCAGATCTGCATGGCGGTCAACCGCATCATCGTCCAGGCCCCCGTCTACGACGAGTTCGTCGACCGCTTCGCGGAGGCGGCGAAGAACGTCTCCTACGGCGACCCCGCGCAGGAGGGCACCCTGGTCGGCCCGGTGGTCAATGACTCCCAGCTCGACGGACTGAAGGACAAGATCAACTGGGCCCGGGAGGCCGGGGCGCGCGTCGTCCTCGACGGCGAGATCGAGGGCCGCGTGGTCCCGCCCCACGTCTTCGCCGACGTCACCCCCGACATGGAGATCGCCCGGGAGGAGATCTTCGGCCCCCTGGTCGCCGTCCTGCGCGCCGAGGACGAGGAGCATGCCCTCGCACTGGCCAACGACCACGAGTTCGGCCTCAGCAGCTCGGTGTTCACCCAGGATCTCGGCCGCGGGCTGCAGTTCGCGCAGCAGGTCCAGGCCGGCATGACCTTCATCAATGAGATGACCGTCCAGGACGAGGCCCACGTCGCCTTCGGCGGTGAGCGCAACTCCGGTCTCGGCCGCTTCAACGGCGAATGGGCCATCGAGGAGTTCACCACCGACCACACCATCGGAGTCACGCAGCTCTAG
- a CDS encoding EamA family transporter, with amino-acid sequence MNLLITAITPLIWGTTYYVTTEFLPADRPLLAGFLRAFPAGLILLAWFRVLPTGQWWWKSIVLGVLNIGAFFAFLFWAAFLLPGGVAAVITNTAPLWVIALSPALLGTQVRGLQLIAAAVAIAGVAALVIGPGVQLNVQGIAVGLAGALCMALGVVLTKRFGRPEGVPGLAVTGWQLMFGGLFLLPFLLFIEGLPGQLSTTNLLGFVYMFTLNGAVAYGLWFRGISLLDAVSVAMLGILSPVTATLIGVFLNGEVLSPLQWAGGAAVLAALVLANLAALQPRRARSREVPHIQPPGQPQPTSVPQERS; translated from the coding sequence ATGAACCTGCTCATCACGGCGATCACTCCGTTGATCTGGGGCACCACCTACTACGTGACCACCGAGTTCCTCCCCGCCGACCGCCCGTTGCTCGCCGGTTTCCTCCGCGCCTTCCCGGCCGGGCTGATCCTGCTCGCCTGGTTCCGGGTACTGCCGACCGGGCAGTGGTGGTGGAAGTCGATAGTGCTGGGAGTGCTGAATATCGGCGCGTTCTTCGCCTTCCTGTTCTGGGCGGCGTTCCTGCTGCCCGGCGGGGTGGCGGCGGTGATCACCAACACGGCTCCGCTGTGGGTGATCGCGTTGTCGCCGGCGCTGCTGGGGACGCAGGTCCGTGGGCTCCAGCTCATCGCGGCGGCGGTCGCGATCGCCGGTGTCGCGGCCCTGGTCATCGGCCCCGGCGTGCAGCTGAATGTGCAGGGTATCGCCGTGGGGTTGGCCGGCGCGCTGTGCATGGCGCTGGGTGTGGTGCTGACCAAGCGTTTCGGCCGCCCCGAGGGGGTACCGGGGCTCGCGGTCACCGGTTGGCAGCTGATGTTCGGCGGGCTGTTCCTGCTGCCGTTCCTCCTGTTCATCGAGGGGCTGCCCGGACAGCTGAGCACCACGAACCTGCTGGGTTTCGTCTACATGTTCACCCTCAACGGGGCGGTGGCCTACGGGCTCTGGTTCCGCGGGATCTCGCTTCTCGACGCCGTGAGCGTCGCCATGCTGGGCATCCTCAGCCCTGTCACCGCGACGCTGATCGGGGTGTTCCTCAACGGTGAGGTGCTCTCCCCGTTGCAGTGGGCAGGGGGCGCCGCGGTGCTGGCGGCGCTGGTGCTGGCGAATCTGGCGGCGCTGCAGCCCAGACGTGCCCGTTCCCGGGAGGTTCCACATATTCAACCTCCCGGGCAACCGCAACCGACGAGCGTGCCTCAGGAGCGGAGCTGA
- a CDS encoding GNAT family N-acetyltransferase, translating to MDRFTIRRETEADISVIREVTGKAFTGLSLRGYSEQAIVEALRDADALTLSLIAVDGPFVVGHVAASPVTISDGTQGWVSLGPVSVEPKFQGRGIGSALVSRALDQLRESGVGGVVALGEPEFYRKFGFTQGEELVHPGFPAENFFARPIRDSRMPTGEVSYHPAFRQAAKNA from the coding sequence ATGGACAGATTCACCATTCGTCGTGAAACGGAGGCGGATATTTCCGTCATCCGGGAAGTCACCGGCAAAGCCTTCACGGGTCTCTCCCTCCGGGGCTACTCGGAGCAGGCGATCGTCGAGGCCCTCCGGGACGCGGACGCCCTCACACTTTCCCTCATCGCGGTGGACGGCCCGTTCGTGGTGGGGCACGTCGCGGCCTCGCCCGTGACCATCAGCGACGGCACGCAGGGCTGGGTCAGCCTCGGCCCCGTCAGCGTGGAGCCCAAGTTCCAGGGCCGGGGCATCGGCAGCGCCCTGGTCTCCCGGGCGCTCGACCAGCTGCGGGAAAGCGGCGTGGGCGGGGTCGTCGCGCTCGGCGAACCGGAGTTCTACCGCAAATTCGGCTTCACACAAGGTGAGGAGCTGGTGCACCCCGGATTCCCCGCCGAGAACTTCTTCGCCCGCCCGATCCGCGATTCCAGGATGCCCACCGGCGAGGTCAGCTACCACCCGGCGTTCCGACAGGCGGCGAAGAACGCTTAG
- a CDS encoding Fic family protein encodes MRTWPNITHETLPWISRAPMSARAQRKQPAEYDSALVPAIADVRVHLDSGTVALVDKATIAVTRFDATHAATLLPFTPLLLRGESVASSRIEQLTSSARKVLEAELLGTSQGNAALIVAATAQMSEAITTSEIPDEETVLHMHRLLMEGSQPTIAGRYREEPVWIGGSDTHPVGSLYTAPHPRLLPELMTDLVDWLRRDDIPVLAHAAIAHAQFETIHPFVDGNGRTGRALIHTLLRARGLTVNGALPLSAGILEEPDTYFTALDAYRNGDIDTIVRLVAHAALRATELGAWLGTELAEVRESWNARVHARSDAVDWRILDILVRQPLVDVVGLSAELNIAGSNIRKGLERLEADGVLLSAQVEKTRRAWRAPEVLELLDEFAERAGRRGKPTPGQR; translated from the coding sequence ATGAGGACATGGCCGAACATCACCCACGAAACTCTGCCCTGGATTTCGCGCGCTCCCATGTCAGCGCGGGCCCAGCGCAAACAACCGGCCGAATACGATTCGGCGCTCGTGCCCGCCATCGCCGACGTCAGGGTCCATCTGGACTCCGGAACGGTCGCACTCGTCGACAAAGCAACTATCGCGGTCACCCGCTTCGACGCCACGCACGCCGCAACCCTCCTTCCGTTCACCCCGCTGCTGCTCCGGGGTGAGTCGGTGGCCTCATCCAGAATCGAACAGCTGACCTCGTCAGCCAGAAAGGTGCTGGAGGCCGAGCTCCTGGGCACCAGTCAGGGCAACGCGGCATTGATCGTCGCGGCAACCGCCCAGATGTCCGAGGCGATCACCACCTCGGAGATTCCCGACGAAGAGACGGTCCTGCACATGCACCGGCTCCTGATGGAGGGTTCCCAGCCAACGATCGCCGGCCGGTACCGGGAGGAACCCGTCTGGATTGGCGGCAGCGACACCCATCCGGTCGGCTCGCTCTACACCGCTCCGCATCCCAGGCTGCTGCCCGAGCTGATGACGGACCTCGTGGACTGGCTGCGGAGGGACGACATCCCCGTCCTCGCCCATGCCGCGATCGCCCATGCCCAGTTCGAGACAATTCACCCTTTCGTGGACGGTAACGGGCGAACCGGCCGGGCATTGATCCACACGCTGTTGCGTGCCCGCGGCCTGACCGTCAACGGTGCCCTGCCGCTGTCGGCGGGCATCCTCGAGGAGCCGGACACCTACTTCACCGCTCTCGACGCTTACCGAAACGGCGACATCGACACGATTGTCCGACTTGTGGCGCACGCCGCGCTCCGGGCCACCGAGCTGGGGGCGTGGCTGGGCACGGAGCTGGCCGAAGTGAGAGAAAGTTGGAACGCCCGGGTCCACGCCCGCAGCGACGCCGTCGATTGGCGGATTCTGGATATCCTGGTCCGCCAACCACTGGTCGACGTCGTCGGCCTCAGTGCGGAGCTGAATATCGCCGGGAGCAATATCCGCAAGGGACTTGAACGACTGGAAGCTGACGGCGTCCTCCTCAGTGCACAGGTGGAAAAGACGAGGCGCGCCTGGCGTGCACCAGAGGTATTGGAACTGCTCGACGAGTTCGCCGAGCGGGCCGGCCGGCGGGGAAAACCGACGCCCGGGCAGCGCTAA
- a CDS encoding MmcQ/YjbR family DNA-binding protein, whose product MTDGQTLQEIAQERAESLPGAVLEHPFGPGYGVYKVRGKMFLLLTSVPEHSTGYGVRDSERGQRVIVVKAEPDDAEALRRQYEDISPGYHMNKRNWITVAPGHSIGRKLVEELVTDSYRLVVATLPRARRPVDPETYGS is encoded by the coding sequence GTGACGGATGGGCAAACCCTGCAGGAGATCGCGCAGGAGCGGGCCGAGAGTCTGCCGGGCGCCGTGCTCGAGCACCCCTTCGGGCCCGGGTACGGCGTCTACAAGGTACGCGGGAAGATGTTCCTCCTGTTGACCAGCGTGCCCGAGCACAGCACCGGGTACGGCGTCCGCGACTCCGAACGCGGACAGCGGGTCATCGTCGTGAAGGCCGAACCGGATGACGCCGAGGCGCTGCGTCGGCAGTACGAGGACATCAGCCCCGGCTACCACATGAACAAGAGGAACTGGATCACCGTGGCGCCGGGGCACTCCATCGGCCGGAAGCTGGTCGAGGAGCTCGTCACCGACTCCTACCGGCTGGTCGTCGCCACGCTGCCGAGGGCGCGCCGGCCGGTCGACCCGGAGACCTACGGCTCGTAG
- a CDS encoding App1 family protein: MAIADFVRKAEHSINRAGLRRKTEAGWRPAITGFRGYGSPERIHVLGRVLMADPHDPHDPANRENGDGPSPAIPGNLPDIRRQARHVSEEAQRGWRQFFTVQVGDLPVTVRAGARTVHTTTNAGGYIDVLVEDHGLEPGWREVTIEAEGAEPQQAEVLVTAPGAKIGLISDIDDTVLVTWLPRALLAAWNSWVRHTDQRKPVPGMNEFYRELLHDHPDAPVFYLSTGAWNTYETLVDFLRKHDLPKGPLLLTDWGPTPTGLFRSGQEHKKVQLRNLFIEYPDIQWILVGDDGQHDPLIYGEAVFEHPDRIIGVALRQLSPGEHVLSHGTTTTLTDPTQPAGRGAPTILGANGHELLENYRATPFPRPGAPRSQEPAE, translated from the coding sequence ATGGCGATCGCAGACTTCGTGCGCAAGGCGGAACACAGCATCAACCGTGCGGGCCTGCGCCGCAAGACCGAAGCGGGATGGCGGCCGGCGATCACCGGCTTCCGTGGTTACGGCTCCCCGGAACGGATCCACGTCCTCGGCCGGGTGCTCATGGCCGACCCTCACGACCCACACGACCCGGCCAACAGAGAAAACGGTGACGGCCCGTCGCCGGCCATCCCCGGGAACCTGCCGGATATCCGCCGGCAGGCCCGCCACGTCTCGGAGGAGGCCCAGCGCGGCTGGCGGCAGTTCTTCACCGTCCAGGTCGGCGACCTCCCCGTCACCGTCCGCGCCGGCGCCCGGACCGTACACACCACCACCAACGCAGGCGGCTACATCGACGTCCTCGTCGAGGATCACGGCCTGGAGCCGGGCTGGCGGGAGGTCACCATCGAAGCGGAGGGTGCCGAGCCGCAGCAGGCCGAGGTGCTCGTCACCGCGCCCGGCGCGAAGATCGGCCTGATTTCCGATATCGATGACACCGTGCTGGTCACCTGGCTGCCGCGTGCCCTGCTGGCCGCCTGGAACTCCTGGGTCCGTCACACCGACCAGCGCAAGCCGGTACCGGGCATGAACGAGTTCTACCGTGAGCTGCTCCACGACCACCCGGATGCCCCGGTGTTCTACCTGTCCACCGGCGCCTGGAACACCTATGAAACGCTGGTCGACTTCCTGCGCAAACACGACCTGCCGAAGGGGCCGCTCCTGCTGACGGACTGGGGCCCGACGCCGACCGGCCTGTTCCGTTCCGGGCAGGAGCACAAGAAGGTGCAGCTGCGGAACCTGTTCATCGAGTACCCGGACATCCAGTGGATCCTGGTCGGCGACGACGGGCAGCACGATCCGCTCATCTACGGCGAGGCCGTCTTCGAACACCCCGACCGCATCATCGGCGTGGCGCTGCGCCAGCTCTCCCCCGGCGAGCACGTGCTCTCCCACGGCACGACGACCACGCTGACCGACCCCACCCAGCCGGCCGGTCGCGGCGCGCCCACCATCCTGGGCGCCAACGGTCATGAACTGCTGGAGAACTACCGTGCCACCCCGTTCCCCCGGCCGGGGGCGCCACGGTCGCAGGAGCCGGCCGAATAG
- a CDS encoding RidA family protein, producing the protein MTDTADHPYSPAKRVGNHIYVSGALSVDRDYQPVASRREALDAALERMTERLATAGGELRHVVKLTYFVTDLTLREEANQQFHNHFSEARPARTFLEVSRLPYGSTVEIDAIAYVGED; encoded by the coding sequence GTGACTGACACGGCCGATCACCCGTACAGCCCCGCCAAGCGCGTGGGAAACCACATCTACGTCTCAGGAGCACTGTCCGTCGACCGCGATTACCAACCGGTCGCCAGCCGGCGGGAGGCGCTCGACGCCGCCCTGGAACGGATGACCGAGCGGCTGGCCACCGCGGGCGGGGAACTCCGGCACGTGGTGAAGCTGACCTACTTCGTCACCGACCTGACTCTCCGGGAGGAGGCGAATCAGCAGTTCCACAACCACTTCAGCGAAGCCCGGCCGGCGAGGACCTTCCTGGAGGTGTCGAGGCTGCCCTACGGTTCCACCGTGGAGATTGACGCCATCGCCTACGTGGGGGAGGACTGA
- a CDS encoding AI-2E family transporter has product MTPPNGPQQDSPSAGKETVPVAAPWSDTLGQTASRCAQILLVAAVFVGVVWLLLRVSVVVIAALVALILASAVYPLVKWLTRKGWSSLLATGAAFVGILALLSGVVTGIVFAVRSEWDELSASAVEGWQELQRFLMAGPLPVDTAAVDAALQRATGLVTSGTFVDSALTGITAATEFVTGAVLMIVILFFFLKDGPKMWNFTLRWFRGETRARLAESGDRTIQILGGYVRGTAIIAAVDAVFIGIPLALLGVPLALPLAVIVFVGGFLPIVGATIAGVLAALVALVTNGLVVALIVVAIVIAVNQIEGDLLQPVVMGRTLSLHAVVVLLALSVGTIVGGIFGAILAVPLTAVAWAVIQVWTDAYQIGDDPVLGEDPLDPKDRVESKASMAERWKYQQMRYQRRFNRKRQPARKDAAGRGGRG; this is encoded by the coding sequence ATGACCCCTCCGAACGGTCCCCAGCAGGATTCCCCCTCCGCCGGGAAGGAGACCGTTCCGGTCGCCGCGCCCTGGTCCGACACGCTGGGGCAGACGGCCTCCCGTTGCGCCCAGATCCTGCTCGTCGCCGCCGTGTTCGTCGGCGTGGTGTGGCTCCTGCTGCGCGTCTCGGTGGTGGTGATCGCCGCGCTCGTGGCACTGATTCTCGCGTCCGCGGTCTACCCGCTGGTGAAGTGGCTGACGCGCAAGGGCTGGTCCAGCCTCCTGGCCACCGGGGCGGCGTTCGTGGGCATCCTCGCTCTGCTGAGTGGGGTGGTCACCGGAATCGTCTTCGCCGTGCGGAGCGAATGGGACGAGTTGTCCGCCTCCGCCGTGGAGGGCTGGCAGGAGTTGCAGCGCTTCCTCATGGCCGGCCCGCTGCCCGTCGACACCGCGGCCGTCGACGCCGCGCTCCAACGGGCCACCGGGCTCGTCACCAGCGGCACCTTCGTGGACAGTGCCCTGACCGGGATCACCGCGGCCACGGAATTCGTCACCGGCGCGGTGCTCATGATCGTCATCCTGTTCTTCTTCCTGAAGGACGGGCCGAAGATGTGGAACTTCACGCTGCGCTGGTTCCGTGGTGAGACCCGCGCCCGGCTCGCGGAATCCGGGGATCGCACCATCCAGATCCTCGGCGGCTACGTGCGCGGCACCGCCATCATCGCCGCGGTCGACGCCGTGTTCATCGGCATCCCGCTGGCCCTGCTCGGGGTGCCGCTGGCCCTGCCCCTGGCCGTCATCGTGTTCGTCGGCGGCTTCCTGCCAATCGTCGGGGCCACCATCGCGGGTGTGCTGGCCGCCCTGGTGGCGCTGGTGACCAACGGGCTCGTGGTCGCGCTGATCGTCGTCGCCATCGTCATCGCGGTCAACCAGATCGAGGGCGACCTGCTCCAGCCGGTCGTGATGGGACGGACGCTGAGCCTGCACGCGGTCGTCGTGCTGCTGGCGCTGTCGGTCGGCACAATCGTCGGCGGCATCTTCGGCGCCATCCTCGCGGTACCGCTGACCGCGGTGGCGTGGGCGGTGATCCAGGTGTGGACCGACGCCTACCAGATCGGCGACGACCCCGTCCTGGGGGAGGATCCCCTCGACCCCAAGGACCGGGTGGAATCGAAGGCGAGCATGGCCGAACGGTGGAAGTACCAGCAGATGCGCTACCAGCGGCGTTTCAACCGGAAACGCCAGCCGGCGCGGAAGGACGCGGCCGGCAGGGGGGGAAGAGGCTGA
- a CDS encoding fatty acid desaturase family protein — protein sequence MRANPYVESFLELSARVHDAGLMRRRYGFYWTRILFWTLSTVAILTAVALLGDSWWQLILAALLGVVMSQLGFLSHEAAHQEIFRSRGWNEWTARVLGGLFTGLSYGWWVDKHGRHHAHPNKERSDPDVTSKVVALTPENADRRTGLWARLTRYQGYYFLPLLLFEGFSLHIASARNVLTAKQIRHRWVEILFIGIRLIGYPVFLFLVLPFGLALAFIVVQVIVFGFLLGGAFATNHIGMPTVPHDAKIDFLRRQVRMSRNIRGGRLVHFLMGGLQYQVEHHLFPKTPRPNLPALQQLVREHCARHDIHYTETTLRGAYGTIIAYLNQVGLRNRNLYTCPLVRRYRG from the coding sequence GTGCGCGCCAACCCCTACGTCGAATCCTTCCTCGAACTGTCCGCCAGAGTCCATGACGCCGGTCTGATGCGGCGCCGGTACGGCTTCTACTGGACCAGGATTCTGTTCTGGACCCTGTCCACGGTGGCCATCCTGACCGCGGTGGCCCTGCTCGGGGACAGTTGGTGGCAGCTGATTCTCGCGGCGCTCCTGGGGGTGGTGATGTCCCAGCTCGGATTCCTCAGCCATGAGGCCGCCCACCAGGAGATCTTCCGCAGTCGTGGGTGGAACGAGTGGACCGCCCGCGTCCTGGGCGGGCTGTTCACGGGCCTGAGCTACGGCTGGTGGGTGGACAAGCACGGTCGCCACCACGCCCACCCCAATAAGGAACGCTCTGATCCCGACGTGACCTCGAAGGTGGTGGCGCTCACCCCCGAGAACGCGGACCGGCGCACCGGCCTGTGGGCGCGGCTCACCCGGTACCAGGGCTACTATTTCCTTCCCCTGCTGCTCTTCGAGGGATTCTCCCTGCACATCGCCTCCGCCAGGAATGTCCTCACGGCCAAGCAGATCAGGCACCGGTGGGTCGAGATCCTCTTCATCGGCATCAGGCTGATCGGCTACCCCGTGTTCCTGTTCCTCGTCCTGCCCTTCGGGCTGGCGCTGGCATTCATCGTGGTCCAGGTGATCGTGTTCGGATTCCTGCTCGGAGGGGCGTTCGCCACCAACCACATCGGGATGCCGACCGTCCCCCACGACGCGAAGATCGACTTCCTGCGCCGCCAGGTGCGCATGTCCCGCAATATCCGCGGCGGCCGACTGGTGCACTTTCTCATGGGCGGACTCCAGTACCAGGTCGAACACCACCTGTTCCCCAAAACACCCCGCCCGAATCTCCCGGCGCTCCAGCAACTCGTCCGCGAGCACTGCGCCCGCCACGACATCCACTACACCGAGACAACCCTGCGCGGGGCCTACGGCACCATCATCGCCTACCTCAACCAGGTCGGGCTGCGGAACCGGAACCTGTACACCTGCCCGCTGGTCCGCCGGTACCGGGGCTGA
- a CDS encoding DUF1801 domain-containing protein: MSTAYESIPGVGRPAREALRAAGYPDLESLDGVDYADLAALHGVGKRGLERLHAALLEQGMGLTGEVPDPEPRHATFTSGHTGEYAEDIKTRPTERSAARYVEELDTPRRVEHGRLLLEIFGRVTGEEPVMWGPSMIGYGQVHYRYDTGREGDTFRVGFSPRKEKISLYGLTGLPESAEQLARLGKYTTGKACLYINKPEDVDLEVLEEMIEYAWNAEPGGGAG, encoded by the coding sequence ATGAGCACCGCCTACGAATCCATTCCCGGTGTCGGCCGACCCGCCCGTGAAGCGCTGCGGGCCGCCGGATACCCCGACCTGGAGTCCCTGGACGGCGTCGACTATGCCGACCTGGCGGCGTTGCACGGAGTCGGCAAGCGCGGTCTGGAGCGCCTCCACGCGGCACTGCTCGAGCAGGGAATGGGCCTGACCGGCGAGGTGCCGGATCCCGAGCCACGCCACGCCACCTTTACCAGCGGCCACACCGGTGAGTACGCCGAGGACATCAAGACCAGGCCCACGGAACGGAGCGCGGCCCGGTACGTCGAGGAGCTCGACACCCCGCGCCGGGTGGAGCACGGTCGCCTGCTGCTGGAGATCTTCGGACGCGTCACCGGCGAGGAACCGGTGATGTGGGGGCCGTCGATGATCGGATACGGGCAGGTGCACTACCGGTACGACACGGGCCGGGAGGGCGACACGTTCCGGGTCGGGTTCTCGCCGCGGAAGGAGAAGATCTCCCTGTACGGACTGACGGGGCTGCCGGAGTCCGCGGAGCAGCTGGCGCGACTGGGCAAGTACACGACGGGCAAGGCCTGCCTGTACATCAACAAGCCCGAGGACGTTGACCTCGAGGTGCTCGAGGAGATGATCGAGTACGCGTGGAACGCGGAGCCGGGTGGGGGCGCGGGTTAG
- a CDS encoding DUF3024 domain-containing protein has product MAIPELDRARVVRWAENQVPEHVRDQVRVEAEVDGHRITIVESHPSFHDENEWTGTPVARLRYTGTTGDWTLYWRDRNLKFHLYRDFPATPHVQEILDFLDSRADPIFWG; this is encoded by the coding sequence ATGGCGATTCCCGAACTGGACCGTGCCCGCGTCGTCCGTTGGGCCGAGAATCAGGTACCGGAACACGTGCGCGACCAGGTGCGCGTGGAGGCGGAGGTCGACGGCCACCGCATCACCATCGTGGAGTCACACCCCTCCTTCCACGATGAGAACGAGTGGACGGGCACGCCGGTCGCCCGCCTGCGCTACACGGGCACCACCGGTGACTGGACCCTGTACTGGCGGGACCGGAACCTGAAGTTCCACCTCTACCGGGACTTCCCCGCCACCCCGCACGTGCAGGAGATCCTCGACTTCCTGGACAGCAGGGCCGACCCCATCTTCTGGGGATAG
- a CDS encoding ferredoxin, translating into MKVTVNYDTCIASGNCGYIAPNVFRNLDEHGGFVSLINEHPPESEWPGARRAERLCPSATIRTEGEVGPDDTADPG; encoded by the coding sequence GTGAAGGTCACCGTCAACTACGACACCTGCATCGCCTCCGGCAACTGCGGGTACATCGCGCCGAATGTCTTCCGGAATCTGGATGAACACGGCGGCTTCGTCAGCCTGATCAACGAACATCCCCCGGAGTCGGAATGGCCCGGTGCCCGGCGGGCGGAACGGCTCTGCCCCTCGGCGACCATCCGCACGGAAGGCGAGGTGGGACCGGATGACACTGCTGATCCGGGTTAG